The genomic stretch GTGCTTTTGAGTTTACCACTGGGCTTGATACCAAGCAGCTGCTGCAATATCAGCTTAATATGACCTTAGGCGATTTAACTGGTGCCTTACTAGTGACTCCGATTGCCATTGCTACAGCGCACTATGTCAATCACACTGCTAAAAAGGCCAAACCCAGTAACTTCACACTTTTATGTACACTCGTGTTGTTCGCAACAGTGGCTACCTTTTGCTATCTACTGCGCCCTGACATCTATCCTTTTTTACGTTTATCTGCATTACTCCCCGTGATTTGGCTAGCCTATTTATTTGGAGTGCGAGGTGCCGTTACTGGGGGGCTGGTTGCCAACAGCCTCATTGTGGCCGAAGCCGCTGTCACCCAAACAGCTGAGAATACGTATATTAGTCAACTATTTATTATTGCTAACGCCACCACCAGTTTAATCCTTGGGGCCGCAACCGAGGAGCTGAGAAAAAAGAATTGGGCGCTAAAACAAAGTAACCTCGAACTCAAAGCCTTACTGCATAAAAATCAAAACCTAGCGGCTAAAATGGTTAATATTCAAGAGCATGAACGCAAGCACCTATCACAAGAATTGCACGACGAACTGGGACAGAACTTAACCGCGCTTAAAACCGAGCTCGCTGTGCTGGCCAGCATTTCAACGGAGCAGGTTAAATCGACAGTGAGTGCTCTAAAAAGTAATGCCGACTTAATGTACGAGTCGGTGTACGATTTAATGCACTACCTGCGACCACGTGAGCTCGACGAGCTGGGGTTAGAAAAGGCCCTATCTCAAGGTCAATTTGCTACCACCTTGAATAAAGCCGGTATTTCCTATTACTGTGAACTGGCTATTACTGCGACACTCAGCGAGAGTCATCAAATCGCTCTCTACCGCATCTGCCAAGAAGCCCTCACTAATTGTATCAAACACAGCAATGCCACCTCATTGACGTTAACATTAGCGACTAAGCACAATGGAATTACCTTAAAGGTCAGCGACAACGGCAGCGCTATCACGACATCGTCGCAGTCAGGAAAATACGGTTTAAGCTTTATTGAAGAGCGCGTCACGGCACTTGGAGGCCATTGCCACTTCGAACATGATGACGGCTTTACCGTAGCCGTTTTGCTGCCTCTTTAACCTATTTCGTCAATGTGCA from Pseudoalteromonas sp. UG3-2 encodes the following:
- a CDS encoding MASE1 domain-containing protein; protein product: MNWRNTFTALTKNKTQQLGQQLLAAVSFFALLAAASWLSNLLETVAQSSAIYLPAGVKLAFVLTLPTRFWLILWVTSRLYAAYLGTFYTGVWHFELFHAFWLELFFYALVFCFKHSRWPPHIRRTQNVISLLLLALLASAFKWFLFASAFEFTTGLDTKQLLQYQLNMTLGDLTGALLVTPIAIATAHYVNHTAKKAKPSNFTLLCTLVLFATVATFCYLLRPDIYPFLRLSALLPVIWLAYLFGVRGAVTGGLVANSLIVAEAAVTQTAENTYISQLFIIANATTSLILGAATEELRKKNWALKQSNLELKALLHKNQNLAAKMVNIQEHERKHLSQELHDELGQNLTALKTELAVLASISTEQVKSTVSALKSNADLMYESVYDLMHYLRPRELDELGLEKALSQGQFATTLNKAGISYYCELAITATLSESHQIALYRICQEALTNCIKHSNATSLTLTLATKHNGITLKVSDNGSAITTSSQSGKYGLSFIEERVTALGGHCHFEHDDGFTVAVLLPL